A region of the Halostella limicola genome:
TCGAGATAGTTACCGAAGACTGATTCCGTCGGCCGTCCCCGCGAGGGGAAATTCGCCACCCGGGACGGTGAAACGCGTCATGTGAGTACGGCCGACAGAACGAACCTCTGACGCCGCGTCAGACACCCGTCGGATTCTTTGAACGAATTCTCGCTGTTTCGTTTATATACTCTCCTCCGTCCGGCCCCGACGACTGATTTCGCAAATATCGGGCGTTAGTGGCTGTCTCCGGCTTTGTGAAGGATTACCACACACATCAACCACCACAAAGCATTTATAACGACGGGACATCGGTTTCTACCGTACCCCTACCCATGGTGACAGTAGCGATTATCGATGGCCGCATCCCGTTCACGGATGCTTTCGCGTCAGAGAAAGCTGCTGTTGCCGGTGCAACACGACAACAACAAACATGACAAGCAACACAGAGAAGTTCCGTGGCCTGTTCCTTGCAGCGCTTATGGTCTTCTCCGTATTCGCAGGCTCTGTCGCATTCGCTGGTTCCGCCGCCGCGGCGAACCAGGTGGATGCCGACGAGAACCTGAATAACGGAGAGACGTACTGGCAAGGTCAGGTCCTCTACGAGGACGGATTCAATACAGCGAACGGTGGAGAAGACTATCAGATTCGTGACGAGGACGGCAACCTCGTCCGTGAACGTACTGCCGACTCCGACGGCTCCGCGCTGATCAGCACGTCGGGTCTCGAAGGCGACTACACGCTCACCACGTCGAGCAGCGGCTCGAACAAGAGCGTCGACTTCGAGGTCGCAGTGCAGGACTTCAACGTCACCGCTGACGACGGCGAGGTCAACATCGCCGGTGACAACACCAACGAGACGTTCAACATCGATTCGAACCGTGGCTCCTTCACGGTGAACGTCTCCGAGGCTGACGGTGACATCGACGCAAGCGAACTCGAGACCGCTTTCGCGGGCGAGGGCGCAACTGCGGTCGGTGACAACGTCCAGATTCAGGTTTCCGGTGGCACCACCATCGAGGGCAACTTCAGCCAGATCAGCGCTGGCGAGTACACCCTCGACGTCGAGGTCAACGACACCGACGCTGCAGACACCGTCGACCTGAACCTCACCCGGGACACGGGCGAGGCTGAGTTCACTCAGTCCGTCGTTACCGAGAACGTCGGTGACGTCGCCGAGGTTACTGTCGAACTCTCGAACAGTGACCAGGGCGCTATCACCATCGGTGACTTCGAGAGCGACGGCTACCAGGCCAACGCGACTGTCACTGACGGCGACGGTGACGGCGAAGTTACCGTCCGGTTCAACACGTACACGGCTGGTAACACGTCGGGCAACCTCAACTCGTTCGTCGTTGAGGCAGCCGACAGCGACGACGACGTGACGCTTCAGAACCAGTCCGCACTGAGCGCCAACGCGCTCCTCGCGAACACCACGTACGACATGTCCGTCCGCTCCGGCACTGACGTCAGCACTGACGCCAGTGACGTGGCGACGCTGAACCTGCGCAGCCGCTCGACCGACGAGCTTACCATCGGCACCGCGCCCGGTAGCGAGGACTTCAGCGAAGCATCCGACGTCGTTAGCGCCATCTCGGACGACAACTCCGTCGCCGAGGGCGACTACATCGTCCACGAGCTCGATGCCAGCGGTCTCGCCGGCATCGCCGCGGAGAACGATGGCCTCTTCAACGCCATCGCCAACAACGGTAACATCACGCTGACGGTCGAGCAGGACCGCCAGCGTCCGAACCGTCCCCAGAAGGAACTGACGCTCGGTAGTCAGAACACGACGATCTACAGCGACACCGCGAACGACTCGTACTACATCGTCGTCGACTCGGAACAGCTGAACAACATCGACGTTGACGACGGCAGCTACACGACGACGCTGACCGTTGGTGAGGAGACCGTCCTCGCCAGCAGCGACGAGGAAGTGAGCGACTCCTTCAACCTCGTCGAGCCGACGGCGACCGTCCAGCCGCCTGAGGTCGAGGCCAACGCTGGCCAGACCATCCAGGGTCAGAGCTCGCTCGCCGCTGGCTCCCAGGTCACCATCCGTGTCCAGAGCCAGTCCAGCGCCAACCCGTTCCTCCTGGAGCAGCGCGCAACGGTCCAGGACGGCGGCTCCTTCAGCGCTGACTTCGACTTCAGCGAGGCCGAGGAAGGCACGAACTTCACCGTCGACGTCCGTGAGAGCGGCTCGTCGCTCCTCGACGAGGCCCAGGCCGGCACCGTCGGTGAGGCTCAGCCCGCTCAGATCTCCTACTCTGGCGGCATCAGCGACGACGGTACTGTCGTGACGGTTGACGAGGTCTTCCTGCCGAACGGCGGCTTCGTCACGGTCCACGACGAGACCCTCGTCTCCGAGGACGACGCCTTCGGTAGCGTCCTGGGCACCTCCGAGTACCTCGAGGCCGGCCAGCACAGCGACGTGCAGGTCGAGCTCGACGGTGCTCTCAACGAGTCCCAGACGCTGATCCCGATGGCCCACCAGGACACCAACGACAACCAGGAGTACGACTTCGTCGACTCCGAGGGTGAGGAAGACGTCCCGTACACGGACGAGAACGACGAAGCAGTTCTCGACTCCGCGGACGTCGAAGTTGGTGACTCCGGTGAGGACAACGAGACGACCACCGAGGACACCACCACCGAGACGACCACCGAGGAGACCACCACCGAAGAGACCACCACCACCGAAGCCACCGACGGCGACGGTGACGGTGACTCCGACAACGACGGCGGTCAGCCCGGCTTCGGCATCAGCGTCGCCATCGTGGCGCTCATCGCTGCTGCCCTGCTGGCCCTGCGCCGTCAGGACTAACTCGGTTAACTAACCACCGGCTCACGCCGGCTTTCGACGCGGTTCCATTCTTTCGCGTGCTACGTCCGATAGCGCGGCTGTCGGCAGAAAGAGCGCGTTTCGGTACTCAGTCGAGCAGTTCCGCCGGCGCGTCCGCGAGGTCGGCGAGCGCGTCGCGTTCCACGTGATGGAGATCGCCCGGAACGACGAGGAGGTGTAGCGGACCGCCGAACGATCCGTCTGCGAGCGCGTCCAGCCGGTCCGCCGCGACGGTCGGGTCCGGACTCCCGGCCCGCGCGACGACGACGCCGAGCGCGTCGGGGTACTCCTCCGCGAGATACCCGGCGGCCGTGTCGGCGGTCATGTACTCCTCTAATTCCTCGTCGCCGGCGCGGGCGATCGCGGCCGCGTTGTCGACCTTGATGTCGAGGTAGACGAGGGTGTGCAGGCCGCGCTCGCGGTTCGCGTCGATCGTCTCGGTGACGCTCGCAGGGAGGCCGTCGGCCCCGTGGGCGTACGCGAACGGCAGCGTCGTCGCCTTGCCGAATCGGTAGTTCTGAAGCCCTGTGAGCGCGCTCGCGGCGGCCTGGGCGGTCGTACCGTGGACGACTCTGGTCTCGATGCCGCGGTCGTGCGCGCGCAGGCGGAGGTCGACGTGGGTCGTCGAGATCATCGTGTCGCCGGCGGTGAGGAACGCGACGTCCGCCGATTCGGCGGCGTCGAGGATCTCGGCGGGGTCCTGCTCGACGCCGGCGCGCTCCCGAACATCGATAGGCGTGTCGTGATACTCTTCGAGCTCCTCGACGGTGGTGGCGACCAGCGTGCTGGTGTAGAACTCCGCGAACGCGCGGTCGGCCGCGCGGAGGGCGTCCCGTCCCTCCACGGTGATCGACCGCTCGTCGTAGAGGCCGAGTCCGATGAACGTGAGCATACCCGGACTCGGCCGCCCGCCCGCTTAACGCTCCGGGTTCGGCGGCGGAAGCGTCAGGCTTACCCCCGCAACCGGCGGACGGGGTAGTATGGAAGCGCCGTGCGTGCGCGTCCCGCGGGAGGACGGCGAGGCGACCCGCCGCGCCCTCGCGGACGACGACCTCGTCGCCGAGGACTTGGAGATCGAGTTCGAGGAAGGCCACCTCTACATCCCCGTCACCGACGCGGCGGCGGTGCCGGACGAGTACGACGTGGTCGTCCGCGACGTCGCCGAGCGCGACGTGCAGGTGATGCCGACCGAACTGCTCGGTTTCGACCCGAGCTACGAGCGTCTGGGCGACATCGTCATCGTCGACGAGGACGACCCGGCGCGCGCGCGGGCCGTCGCCGACGCCGTCGTCGAGTCTGACATCCCGGTGAAGACGGTCGTCAACCGCGCGTCGAAGATCGAGGGCGAGCTCCGCATCCGGGACTGGGACGTCCTCGCGGGCGAGGAGACCGAGACCGTCCACCGCGAGTACGGCTGCGAGTACGCCCTCGACATCGCGGAGATGTACTTCTCCCCGCGACTCGCCACGGAGCGCCACCGCGTCACCGAGCAGGTCGAGGCCGGCGAGCGCGTGTTCGACATGTTCGCCGGCGTCGGCCCGTTCGTCGTTCCGGCGGCGAAGCGCGGCGCGGAGGTCGTCGGCGTCGACCTGAACGAGCGCGCCGTCGAGTACCTCCGGGAGAACGCCGAGCGAAACGGCGTCGCCGACCGCGTGACGGCGATCGCGGGAGACGTCAGAGACGTAGCACCGGACTACGAGAACTGGGCCGACCGCGTCGTGATGAACCTCCCGCACAGCGCCGACGAGTTCCTCGACGCGGCCGTCGCCGTCGCCGGCGACGACTGCGTGCTCCACTACTACGACATCCAGCACGAGGACGACCCGTACGGTCCCGGCGAGCGGGCCATCCGTGACGCCGCCGCCCCCGAGTACGAGGTGACAGTCGAGACGGGACGCACCGTCCGGTCGTACGCGCCCCACGAGGTGAACGTCTGTCTCGACGTGCGACTGTCTCGCTAACGGCGGCGGAATTCGCAATCCTTAAACCGATTATCGCGCCTATGTTGAGTTACGTTACACCCAGCCGGTGTAGCTCAGACTGGCTAGAGCGAATCCTTCGTAAGGATTAGGTCGAGGGTTCAAATCCCTCCACCGGCTTGCCCTCTGCGACGAACGGACGTGAAGAGCGAAGCGGCCTGTGAGGGATTTGGAGTAGACGAGACGAGCGGAGCGAGTCTCGGGGTGGTTCAACATCCCCCTCCACCGGCTCTTCTACGCGCAACTCTCACCGGCGAGCGCCGCGCGTATCGCGACGCTACCGGATCTCCCCGTACGTCCTGATCAGTTCCCCCTCGTAGTATCGCCGCTGCTCGAAGCCGAGCGCGTTACACAGAAGGGTGTGACCCATGAACGAGACGGCGTAGTCGCCCATGCCGAACGGGTGGAGTTCGGTCTGCTGGGCGGGCGGCAGGATCGAGCCGAGGACGCTGATTTCGGCGTCGCCGGCCGCGAGCGTGCCGGCGCTGACGCCGCCGCCGGTGGTGCCGGCGACGCGACCGCCGGCCGCCTCGAAGGCGTCGGGCTCGACGACCGTCGCGGGCTGGTCGACGTCCGTCGTGTAGCCCAGCTGCGGACCCTTCCACATCTCCTGCTGTCTCGGCCTGATCCCGTCGAGGAGCGGGTGGTCGAAGTCCCTGTCGTCGAGGTTGGCGAACCGGACGTCGACGTCCCGAACGTCGGAGGCCTCGATATCGGCGGCGTCGCCGACGTCGAGCGCCGAAAGCAGGTTCACACCCGAGTCCGTCAGCACGAGGTCGCCGCCGGCCTCGACGAACGCCTCGATCGCAGCGAGGTACCGCTGATCGTCGATGCCGCCGTCGTGGGACAGGACCAGTTTGTCGTAGCGGCGCTCGCCCGAGTTCCCGCGCAGTAACCGGCCGACCCGAACGTCGTGAACCCGGAGGCCGTCCATGTCGCCGTCTTCGAGGTGCTCGGAGAGGTCCGCGAAGAACTGCATCGGGTTGACCGTGTACTCCCGCTGCGAGTAGCCGAGCACCTCCTCGGGGTCCGGGTGCTCCTCGTCGGAGTCGAGGACGGTCATCTCGACCTCGATCTCGGCGTCGCCCTCGACCTCGACCTCGACGGACCACTGCCCCGCCTCGGGGCGGCGGACGTACCAGCCCTCGAAGTCGTGTCGTCTCCCCGCCGCGTCGGGATCGGCCCTCTCGGCGAGGTCGATCTCCCGGACGACCTGACCGCCGGGGTTTTCGAGACGAACGGTTCCCTCGGCGGCGTCTCCGTCGCCGGACAGGGTCACCGACAGCGAGTGCGACGATCCGGTCGCGTCCTCGGCGACGCTCGCCCGTCCCGACGGACCGGGTTGGACGACGTCGTGGCGCCGGCGCACCTCGGTCGCGCGGTCTTGCCCGCGGCCGTTCCCCTTTCCGGGGCTCTCGTCGGTGTGCGAGAGGTCGGCCGACGACCGCGTGAGTTCGTCGGTCGTGACGTACGCGGTGTCCTGACCGCCGGTGGCGACGGTCGCGTCCGTGTCGGCGGCCGCCATCTGGGCGTACTCACGCATCGAGATGCGGTAGGCGGTGACGAGGTGACGCTCGCTGTACGGCTTCCAGTCGATCTCAGCGGCGGTGAGGTTGTTCGCGAGGATTATCTCCGGTGCGACCGTGATCGCGCCGAGGCCGCCGAACTCCTCGGGCTGGCCGGCCCAGCCGAGGAACGCGCCGGTGACTTGGTACGCGAGCGAGTCGTATATCGTGCCGTAGTCGAACAGGCTGTCGGGAGCGTAGTCGTCGGGAGCCCACGGCCACGGGTACATCTCTCCGGCGGCGCGGCTGATGTCGTCGGCGATCGCGTCGACGCCGCCCCACTGCGACTCCATCCCCTCGCCGATCCGAATGTTGACCTCGTCGAGGTCGTGCGTGCCGTCGTGGTCGAACGGCGCGTTCGTCTCGAGGTTGAACACCATCGAGTCCGCGATGTACATCCCGTGGTAATCGCAGAGGTACTCCACGTTGTCGTAGCCGCGGAAGTGGTCGACGACCGCCAGCGAGTCCGGGACGACGTCGTAGTACTCGTCGGGCGCGCCGTCGGGTTCGGCCGGCCAGAACGACGGATCGACCCACCCCATCGTCGGATACTGGCGGTTCGTGTCCACGCCGGAGGCGTTCCCCCGCTGGAAGTTGGTGACGCCATCCGGGACCCAGGGGATCTCGTACTCGAGTTTCCGTGACACCCAGCCGTCGGGATTCGTGAAGACGAAGACCAGGGCGATGTCGTCGAGCAGCTCCTCGAACTCGGGCGCCTCGCCCCTCGCGATGTCCTCGATGAGCCGGCACCCGGTCTCGGCGCCGGCCCGCTCGTCGCCGTGGATCGAGAGCGAGAACACCGCCTTCTCCTTCTCGGCGAACGAGTCGCCGCGGACGTCGTTCGTGACGTCGGCGACGTAGATCTCCTGCGGGTCGGGGTCCTCGCCGGTGAAGCGGTTGGCCCAGCCGGGCGACTCCTCGAGGGTGTGGACGCGGACGCGGTCGGGGAACTCCGACTCGAGATAGCGAAGTCCCTGTCCCGTCTCCCGGTACGAGACGAAGTTGCGCGCCGCCTCCACCGGTGGGAAGACGCCGTCCGCGTACGGCTCCTCCAGCTTCCAGAAGGGGTTCGCACCGGGCGAGAAGTCCACGTGTTCGACGCCGCCCGCGTCGAGGACCCCCGCGAGCTCGTCGGCTGTCAGACGTGCGTGCCCCGCGAGCGTCGGCGACTCGCGCGTCACCGCCTTGGCCGGGCGCGGTACCTCCTCGTCCACCGGTTCCTCGTACTCGTCCGCGAACGCCGCCAGCGCGTCGGCGTCGGCGAACTCGAGAACGACGGAGGCCTCGTAGTCGTCCGGCGTGTGGTTGACGACGAACTCACAGCGGTCGGTCATCGCCGGGTCGGTGACCGCCTCGTCGGCGGACACGGCGCCCGGCAGCGCGAGCGATGCACCGGTCGCGGCCGCTACGCCGAGGAACGTCCGTCGATCGATGGGACTGCCCTCGAACGGGTCTCCCTCGTCGCTTCCGCTCTGGTTTTCGTTCGGTTCCGGTTCCACTGATCGGTCTGAATCGTGCATACCCCCACTCATTGTACTCTACGTGGTAATTACTACCACGTAACATCCGGTTCATTACCACATTATAAATGAATTTTCTAGCATAGTTTCTATTTATAATTTGAATAGCTTGGATAACTAACCGATCTGAACTCCGCTTCGAGGGGGCGTCGGGGAAAGTCACCCAGTTCTCTCGAAACCGGGAGAAGGATCGGTTCACCTGCTCCGGTCCCCGTTTCTCGGACTCGATCCGGCCGTATCGATCCGGAATTCATAAATTTCCAAATACTGGTTCGAACTGGTATCACCACAAGACTTACTTGTCGCTTGCAGCTAATTTCGGTACTGATTACCAAAACTGATATCTAGGAATAGAATGTTATCTGATAATTATTCCGAGGACGGTTTCGGTGCGGGAGCGCCGAAACACCTCGCTACGTCCCTCCCTGCGATGTTTCTGGTCGCCCTTCTCCTCGTCTCGGCGACGGCCGTACCCGCCGTCGCGCTCTCGGCAGGCGACGCGTCGTTCGACCAGTCGGTTCGGAACCCGGACCAGACCTCGAACGTGTCGGTCACGAACGATACCGCCGGCGCGGGAACCCTCGACTGGCCGACCGGTCACGAGGACGGCGACGGCACCGCCAGCCCTGACGCGTCGAGCAGATCGGTCCGCGAGGTGACGCTCATCACGGGCCAGACGGTGACCGTCGACCGGCGCGGGGAGGAAACGGTGTACAGCACTGACGCCGAGGAGCCGATGCGGCGGATCTCGACGCCCGACGGGACGTACGTGTTCCCCGAGAACGCCGACCTGGAACGGTTCGACGCGCGCCTGTTCGACGTGGACCTCCTGCTCGAACAGAACCTGACGGACGCGAGCGCCGACGCGCTCCCCGTCATCGTGGAGCGCCGCGGGAGTCCCGCCGAGGTCGGTCGCACGGACGGTAACGCCGACCGGACGCCTGCCGCCGCCCTGCGCGACGACCTGGACCGGACGCGCGGCCTGACCGCGGAGCGCACCCTCGACTCGGCGAACGCCGTCTCCGCGTCGGTCGCCAAGGACCGCTCCGCCGCGGTCTACGAGCGCCTGCGGACCAGCACCGAGGTCGAGCGCGTCTCGCTCGACGCGCGCGTGAGCGTCAGCCTCGACGACGTCTCGGAGCTGACCGGCGCGGGCGCGGCCCGCGAGCGCTACGGCGTCAGCGGGGAGAACGTCAGCGTCGCCGTCCTCGACACGGGCGTCGACGACTCCCACCCGGACCTGCGGGACGCGGTGACCCACCAGGTCGACTTCACCGGGGAGGGGACCACGGACGACCCGCACGGGCACGGCACGCACGTCGCCGGTATCGTCGCGGGCGACGGCTCCGCCAGCGACGGCACCTACACCGGCGTCGCGCCGAACGCGAGCGTCCTGAACCTCCGGGTCATCGGGAGCGACGGCTACGGCAGTCGCTCGGACGTCATCGACGCGATGGAGTACGCGGTCGACCGGACCGGAGCCGACGTGATCAGCGTGAGCCTCGGCGGCCCCGTCTACGAGAACGACCCGTACTACGACGCCGTTCGGTACGCCGTCGACAACGGCGTCACCGTGGTCGTCGCGGCGGGCAACGACGGCCGCGACGGCTACGGCACCGTCCTCTCGCCGGGCGTCGTCCCCGCCGCCCTGACAGTGGGCGCGAGCGACAACGAGGACGATCTCGCCTCCTTCTCCTCGCGCGGGCCGACGCCGGGCGTGGGAGTCAAGCCGGACCTCGTCGCGCCCGGCGTCGGTGTCGCCAGCGCGAAGGCCGGCAGCGACGGGTACGTCGGCTACAGCGGGACGAGCATGGCGACGCCCGCGGTCAGCGGGATGGCCGCGCTCCTGCTCGACCGCGACCCGGGCATGACGCCGACCGATGTGCGGAGCGCGCTCGTCTCCCGCACCGACCGCCTCGCCGGCGACTACGACGCGTTTCAGGCCGGGTCGGGCCGCGCCAACGCGACCGCCGCGCTGACCGCGAACGTCACCCTCTCGCCGACGACGGTCGACTACGGCGTCTTGCGCCCGACGACGAACGAGACGCGCGTGGTCGAGGTGACGAACGACGGCGCGGCGAACGAGACGCTGAACCTCTCCGCGTCGGCGACGGAGATCGAGGGGGACGGCGTCGGCGACCTGCGGCTGAACCGCACGACGCTCTCGCTCGCGCCGAACGAGACCGCGTGCGTGGCGCTCAGAGTGAACGGCACCACGTCGGCGGGCGTCTACTCCGGCCGCCTGCTGGCCGACGGCGGCGAGTACCGCGCGAGCTTCGGCTACGCCATCGGGCACCGCCTGACCGTCACGAAGGACCCCGCCGGGTCGACCAGCGTCGGCGGCGACGAGGTCGTCCTCTACCGCCACGGTAAGGGATCGACGACGGAAGTCGCCGCCCTCTCCGGCGGGCGCGAGGAGTTCCTCGTCTTCGAGGACACCTACACCGTCGTCACCGGCGGCGTCGACGAGTCGACCGGGGAGACGGTCCTCATGGAGGAGACGGTGGACGTGACCGGCGACGCGACCGTTTCGTTCGACGAGGGCGACGCGGTCGCCCACGACCTGAACGCGAGCGGCCTCGCGAACAGGGCGAACCTGACCGCGCTGCGGACCGCCGGCGAGCTCCAGCGGACCACCGCGGACGGCCGCGCGATCACCTACGAGTCGTTCCGGACGTTCGGCGACGCGACCGCGGTCCGGTTCGGCGCGAGCGGGGCGAACGCCAGCGTCTCGTACCTGCTCGCGCCCGAGGACGCGTACGACGAGTCCTCGCCCGCCCACCACCTCGACGCGCCGTCCGCGTACCACCTCGTCTTCCCGACCGTGGGCGTCGACGGCCCGCGCACGTTCGTGCCGGACGAGTCGGACCTCGCCGTCCAGAACGTCACCTACGGCCGGACCGGCGACGAGGCGTACGACCTCGTCCGGACGGTCACCCACGACGCGTTCGCCACGAGGGGGCTCACGACGGCCCGCTGGGACCTGCGCGACCGAACGAGCCAGACCGTGTACGTCACGCCCGCGACGACCGAGTACCGGACCGCGTACGGCCTCACCGCCGTCGCGGCGGACGATAGCTGGCGGCTCGTCTCGCCGATGCTGTCGCTCGGGCCGGGCGAGCGCCGCGCGGTCGACGTGCGCGCGCACCCGTTCACGGTCGAGCGGACCGACTGGCACCTCGGCGCGAGCGCGACCGAGGACAACCTCAGCGTCGGCGCGCGCCTCCAGGCCGACCAGTCGCCGACCAGATTCCGTCACCGATCCGGAGCGGACGGCCATTACGCGGTGTACCGGAACGGGTCGCTTCTGGCCAACGGAACGACTGGCGACGGCCGCGTCGACTACGCCAGCGACGCCCC
Encoded here:
- a CDS encoding DUF7282 domain-containing protein, whose protein sequence is MTSNTEKFRGLFLAALMVFSVFAGSVAFAGSAAAANQVDADENLNNGETYWQGQVLYEDGFNTANGGEDYQIRDEDGNLVRERTADSDGSALISTSGLEGDYTLTTSSSGSNKSVDFEVAVQDFNVTADDGEVNIAGDNTNETFNIDSNRGSFTVNVSEADGDIDASELETAFAGEGATAVGDNVQIQVSGGTTIEGNFSQISAGEYTLDVEVNDTDAADTVDLNLTRDTGEAEFTQSVVTENVGDVAEVTVELSNSDQGAITIGDFESDGYQANATVTDGDGDGEVTVRFNTYTAGNTSGNLNSFVVEAADSDDDVTLQNQSALSANALLANTTYDMSVRSGTDVSTDASDVATLNLRSRSTDELTIGTAPGSEDFSEASDVVSAISDDNSVAEGDYIVHELDASGLAGIAAENDGLFNAIANNGNITLTVEQDRQRPNRPQKELTLGSQNTTIYSDTANDSYYIVVDSEQLNNIDVDDGSYTTTLTVGEETVLASSDEEVSDSFNLVEPTATVQPPEVEANAGQTIQGQSSLAAGSQVTIRVQSQSSANPFLLEQRATVQDGGSFSADFDFSEAEEGTNFTVDVRESGSSLLDEAQAGTVGEAQPAQISYSGGISDDGTVVTVDEVFLPNGGFVTVHDETLVSEDDAFGSVLGTSEYLEAGQHSDVQVELDGALNESQTLIPMAHQDTNDNQEYDFVDSEGEEDVPYTDENDEAVLDSADVEVGDSGEDNETTTEDTTTETTTEETTTEETTTTEATDGDGDGDSDNDGGQPGFGISVAIVALIAAALLALRRQD
- a CDS encoding M14 family metallopeptidase, producing MSGGMHDSDRSVEPEPNENQSGSDEGDPFEGSPIDRRTFLGVAAATGASLALPGAVSADEAVTDPAMTDRCEFVVNHTPDDYEASVVLEFADADALAAFADEYEEPVDEEVPRPAKAVTRESPTLAGHARLTADELAGVLDAGGVEHVDFSPGANPFWKLEEPYADGVFPPVEAARNFVSYRETGQGLRYLESEFPDRVRVHTLEESPGWANRFTGEDPDPQEIYVADVTNDVRGDSFAEKEKAVFSLSIHGDERAGAETGCRLIEDIARGEAPEFEELLDDIALVFVFTNPDGWVSRKLEYEIPWVPDGVTNFQRGNASGVDTNRQYPTMGWVDPSFWPAEPDGAPDEYYDVVPDSLAVVDHFRGYDNVEYLCDYHGMYIADSMVFNLETNAPFDHDGTHDLDEVNIRIGEGMESQWGGVDAIADDISRAAGEMYPWPWAPDDYAPDSLFDYGTIYDSLAYQVTGAFLGWAGQPEEFGGLGAITVAPEIILANNLTAAEIDWKPYSERHLVTAYRISMREYAQMAAADTDATVATGGQDTAYVTTDELTRSSADLSHTDESPGKGNGRGQDRATEVRRRHDVVQPGPSGRASVAEDATGSSHSLSVTLSGDGDAAEGTVRLENPGGQVVREIDLAERADPDAAGRRHDFEGWYVRRPEAGQWSVEVEVEGDAEIEVEMTVLDSDEEHPDPEEVLGYSQREYTVNPMQFFADLSEHLEDGDMDGLRVHDVRVGRLLRGNSGERRYDKLVLSHDGGIDDQRYLAAIEAFVEAGGDLVLTDSGVNLLSALDVGDAADIEASDVRDVDVRFANLDDRDFDHPLLDGIRPRQQEMWKGPQLGYTTDVDQPATVVEPDAFEAAGGRVAGTTGGGVSAGTLAAGDAEISVLGSILPPAQQTELHPFGMGDYAVSFMGHTLLCNALGFEQRRYYEGELIRTYGEIR
- a CDS encoding class I SAM-dependent methyltransferase produces the protein MEAPCVRVPREDGEATRRALADDDLVAEDLEIEFEEGHLYIPVTDAAAVPDEYDVVVRDVAERDVQVMPTELLGFDPSYERLGDIVIVDEDDPARARAVADAVVESDIPVKTVVNRASKIEGELRIRDWDVLAGEETETVHREYGCEYALDIAEMYFSPRLATERHRVTEQVEAGERVFDMFAGVGPFVVPAAKRGAEVVGVDLNERAVEYLRENAERNGVADRVTAIAGDVRDVAPDYENWADRVVMNLPHSADEFLDAAVAVAGDDCVLHYYDIQHEDDPYGPGERAIRDAAAPEYEVTVETGRTVRSYAPHEVNVCLDVRLSR
- a CDS encoding S8 family serine peptidase, translating into MFLVALLLVSATAVPAVALSAGDASFDQSVRNPDQTSNVSVTNDTAGAGTLDWPTGHEDGDGTASPDASSRSVREVTLITGQTVTVDRRGEETVYSTDAEEPMRRISTPDGTYVFPENADLERFDARLFDVDLLLEQNLTDASADALPVIVERRGSPAEVGRTDGNADRTPAAALRDDLDRTRGLTAERTLDSANAVSASVAKDRSAAVYERLRTSTEVERVSLDARVSVSLDDVSELTGAGAARERYGVSGENVSVAVLDTGVDDSHPDLRDAVTHQVDFTGEGTTDDPHGHGTHVAGIVAGDGSASDGTYTGVAPNASVLNLRVIGSDGYGSRSDVIDAMEYAVDRTGADVISVSLGGPVYENDPYYDAVRYAVDNGVTVVVAAGNDGRDGYGTVLSPGVVPAALTVGASDNEDDLASFSSRGPTPGVGVKPDLVAPGVGVASAKAGSDGYVGYSGTSMATPAVSGMAALLLDRDPGMTPTDVRSALVSRTDRLAGDYDAFQAGSGRANATAALTANVTLSPTTVDYGVLRPTTNETRVVEVTNDGAANETLNLSASATEIEGDGVGDLRLNRTTLSLAPNETACVALRVNGTTSAGVYSGRLLADGGEYRASFGYAIGHRLTVTKDPAGSTSVGGDEVVLYRHGKGSTTEVAALSGGREEFLVFEDTYTVVTGGVDESTGETVLMEETVDVTGDATVSFDEGDAVAHDLNASGLANRANLTALRTAGELQRTTADGRAITYESFRTFGDATAVRFGASGANASVSYLLAPEDAYDESSPAHHLDAPSAYHLVFPTVGVDGPRTFVPDESDLAVQNVTYGRTGDEAYDLVRTVTHDAFATRGLTTARWDLRDRTSQTVYVTPATTEYRTAYGLTAVAADDSWRLVSPMLSLGPGERRAVDVRAHPFTVERTDWHLGASATEDNLSVGARLQADQSPTRFRHRSGADGHYAVYRNGSLLANGTTGDGRVDYASDAPVVENATYEAVLTGEGSDDLSTRTVTRYAATYRPGADVAPPELRGIEPGENASGNALYRDPVTLSLTATDDGDLRNGTVLVRYANGSVDAPPGGENVTNTTAGWHEATVTRVADGEYAVALNGSRVDDSTLHLDVALVDAAGNLAQSTVYDAFRSTYSPTATLSGAVVGPNGTAAAADVVTATDSAGRTNVTRTDENGTFAVEVLRNETVAVGHRQYDAAAGKFYPEDGVADAYPVGTVSADTYRDLGETALPEGHPLTLRVENESGAPVANASVAVDVTANGTTVPVGEFRTTADGRLPPDGIELAGDVTVAVTPPANTTLVRRTVERTVAVDGPWNLSVALDEPSPVARAAVSDATVTAGEAVTFDAADSVVQGEVVAYEWAFGDGATATGERVTHAYDAAGGYEATLTITDEYGVSNATTVPVTVAAKPESGDGGGGGGGGGGPPSDLDPALGVDAVVDATPDGATVTVVRGQRGDTASADLPATVRTGGVSAAGIDLTLADGIDEFGLAVGASADPPEGAPAYDRSTALGYLAVERDGIENEAIARATIRFDVDPSALPDGADPDDVTLYRYRDGEWRDLPTARNGSGYAATTPGFSAFVVGVAHPEFAVSDATLGAARTAGEPVPVEATVTNVGSAGGNGTVALTANGTVVAERMVALVVGETRTVSFAPALDPGVHELRVGSATAGVVTVGDATQDGTETPDRTTDATTGTDGRDGDPTGDAAADTESDGQPGVGPVGALVALALSLAVLARRRVG
- the dph5 gene encoding diphthine synthase, with protein sequence MLTFIGLGLYDERSITVEGRDALRAADRAFAEFYTSTLVATTVEELEEYHDTPIDVRERAGVEQDPAEILDAAESADVAFLTAGDTMISTTHVDLRLRAHDRGIETRVVHGTTAQAAASALTGLQNYRFGKATTLPFAYAHGADGLPASVTETIDANRERGLHTLVYLDIKVDNAAAIARAGDEELEEYMTADTAAGYLAEEYPDALGVVVARAGSPDPTVAADRLDALADGSFGGPLHLLVVPGDLHHVERDALADLADAPAELLD